From Candidatus Bathyarchaeota archaeon:
TAGATAATGAACTTGCCATAAATGATATAGACCAATTAAAAGGGTCAGTCCTGAAGTCTAAAAGCGTATTATACCTTGCAGATAATGCTGGAGAAACATTCTTTGACAGGATATTGATGGAAGTGTTCTTAAAACGAAGCGTTAAAGTAACTTATGTGGTTAAGGACGCGCCCATTCTGAATGACGCAACATTTCGAGACGCTGAGATGGCTGGAATCTCTCAGATGGCTAAAGTTCTGTCTGTCGGAACAGACTGCACTGGAGTGCTTTTCAAAGAGTGTTCAAATGAGTTTCTCAGCGAATTTGAAAGTAGCAGTTTAGTGATTAGTAAAGGTCAGGGCAACTACGAGTCGCTTAGTGATGTTAAAAACAAGGAAATCTTTTTTCTTTTAAAAATAAAATGTCCCATAATTGCGGATGATATCGGTGCAGAAACAGGGTCCATAGTTCTGAAGAGAACCTTCAACAAGAATAGAAACAACT
This genomic window contains:
- a CDS encoding DUF89 family protein — translated: MEAAKMGTDDEMMCEKALRGVMTYLLNEQWTKIIPELGTNVHRIVKRVTGNMDPYKQLKEKYNRIALELYPKLKLIVDNSKDPLLTAVKVAIAGNAIDFGPRVDINLKKEVQNVLDNELAINDIDQLKGSVLKSKSVLYLADNAGETFFDRILMEVFLKRSVKVTYVVKDAPILNDATFRDAEMAGISQMAKVLSVGTDCTGVLFKECSNEFLSEFESSSLVISKGQGNYESLSDVKNKEIFFLLKIKCPIIADDIGAETGSIVLKRTFNKNRNNFASAKKLL